One window of Desulfobacca acetoxidans DSM 11109 genomic DNA carries:
- a CDS encoding UDP-N-acetylmuramoyl-tripeptide--D-alanyl-D-alanine ligase yields MSAVFSVRDIIACTGGRLLQPGAGGNFVGVSTDSRTAQAGEIFIPLRGERFDGHDFIDRAIKRGVRALVAAEAWWQRQNHQFPKDLTIVLVPETLRALGDLAHCWRQRFSGPVIAITGSCGKTTTKEMIALVLASRFRVLKNELNLNNLIGLPQTLLALNTGHETAVVEMGMNHFGEIRRLAQIARPDIAVVTNVHAAHLEGLGSLEGVAQAKAEVIQGLRNNGLIIYNADDQRLRAALHHFKGQTLSFGFDPGAQIQAGPPCQCGVWGQRAEIRHQGKIWPLELQLPGRHQLYNALAAAAVGLALGLPAEQISQALGRFAGLKHRSQMQCHTSGIHIFNDCYNANPGSMAMALQTLASLKNQGRAVAALGDMLELGRETIPAHRQLGALAAQLQVDLLVVWGKFKDSVRQGALAAGMPHSRIYLVASHAEGADIIRGFCRPGDTLLVKGSRGATMEKLLACL; encoded by the coding sequence ATGAGTGCAGTTTTTTCCGTCCGGGACATTATCGCCTGCACCGGCGGCCGGCTGCTCCAACCCGGCGCTGGCGGTAATTTCGTCGGCGTCTCCACCGATTCCCGGACCGCCCAGGCCGGAGAGATTTTTATCCCTTTAAGAGGTGAGCGTTTTGACGGCCACGATTTCATTGATCGTGCCATAAAACGCGGCGTCAGAGCCCTGGTGGCGGCAGAGGCTTGGTGGCAGCGCCAGAACCACCAATTCCCCAAAGACCTGACAATTGTTCTGGTTCCCGAGACGCTCAGGGCTTTAGGTGACCTAGCCCATTGTTGGCGCCAGCGGTTTTCTGGTCCGGTCATTGCGATCACCGGTAGCTGCGGCAAGACCACCACCAAGGAAATGATCGCTCTGGTACTCGCCAGCCGCTTCCGGGTCCTGAAAAATGAATTGAATCTCAACAATCTCATCGGCTTGCCCCAAACCTTATTAGCCTTAAACACCGGCCATGAGACGGCAGTAGTAGAAATGGGAATGAACCATTTCGGGGAAATCCGCCGTCTGGCTCAAATTGCCCGACCCGATATCGCCGTCGTGACCAATGTGCATGCCGCCCATCTGGAAGGCTTGGGCAGCCTGGAAGGGGTAGCCCAAGCCAAGGCGGAAGTCATCCAAGGACTGAGAAACAACGGCTTGATCATCTATAATGCCGATGACCAACGGCTGAGAGCGGCGCTCCACCATTTTAAGGGACAAACGCTGAGTTTTGGCTTCGATCCGGGAGCTCAAATCCAGGCTGGACCTCCCTGCCAGTGCGGGGTTTGGGGGCAGCGGGCGGAAATTCGCCACCAGGGCAAGATCTGGCCCCTGGAACTCCAGCTTCCCGGTCGCCACCAGCTCTATAACGCCCTGGCGGCGGCGGCAGTGGGATTGGCCCTGGGTCTCCCAGCGGAGCAGATCTCTCAGGCCTTAGGCCGCTTCGCCGGCTTGAAGCATCGGAGCCAGATGCAATGCCATACCTCTGGAATACATATCTTCAATGATTGTTACAATGCCAACCCGGGCTCTATGGCCATGGCTTTGCAGACCCTGGCCAGTTTGAAAAATCAAGGCAGGGCAGTGGCGGCCCTGGGAGACATGTTGGAGCTGGGTCGGGAAACCATCCCGGCACATCGGCAGTTAGGGGCCCTGGCGGCACAGCTGCAGGTCGATCTATTAGTTGTCTGGGGAAAATTTAAGGACTCGGTCCGACAGGGGGCTTTGGCGGCGGGCATGCCTCACTCCCGTATTTATCTGGTGGCGTCCCATGCCGAGGGCGCCGACATTATCAGAGGGTTTTGTCGCCCCGGAGATACGCTGTTAGTCAAAGGCTCTCGCGGCGCAACAATGGAAAAGCTCCTGGCCTGCCTATAA
- the mraY gene encoding phospho-N-acetylmuramoyl-pentapeptide-transferase, whose translation MLYHLLYPLKTVFGGFNVFRYLTFRSIYAILTALIIAFILGPWVIRQLRRHQIGQYIREDGPASHLCKAGTPTMGGILIIAATIGSTLLWADLSNTYVWLLIFVTLSFGGIGFLDDYLKVIKKHNRGLSGRGKLVSQIIVAAVVAVWLYSLPGFETTLTLPFFKELNPDLGWGFLPLAVFVIVGAANAVNLTDGLDGLAIGPVTIAAAFFMILAYLSGNIKIADYLQISYVRGVGELAIFCGALVGSGIGFLWYNSYPAEVFMGDVGALALGGILGTIAIAIKQEILLAIVGGIFVVEALSVILQVSFFKVTNGRRIFRMAPIHHHFELKGWAEPKVIVRFWILAIILGLLALSTLKLR comes from the coding sequence GTGCTCTATCATCTGCTCTATCCACTCAAGACCGTATTTGGCGGTTTTAATGTCTTCCGCTACCTGACCTTCCGCTCCATCTACGCCATCTTGACCGCGCTGATTATTGCGTTCATCCTGGGACCTTGGGTAATCCGGCAATTGCGCCGGCACCAGATCGGTCAGTATATCCGGGAAGACGGTCCCGCCTCCCATCTCTGCAAGGCTGGCACGCCAACCATGGGAGGTATCCTGATCATTGCGGCTACGATCGGCTCAACCCTCTTATGGGCAGATTTAAGTAACACGTATGTCTGGCTGCTTATCTTTGTAACCCTGAGTTTTGGCGGCATCGGTTTTCTGGATGACTATCTCAAGGTCATAAAAAAGCACAACCGGGGGCTCAGCGGCCGGGGGAAGCTGGTCAGCCAGATTATTGTGGCTGCGGTGGTGGCGGTCTGGCTTTATTCCCTGCCCGGCTTTGAGACAACCCTGACACTGCCTTTTTTTAAGGAGCTAAATCCCGATCTCGGGTGGGGTTTCTTGCCTCTGGCGGTCTTCGTGATCGTCGGGGCGGCCAATGCCGTCAATCTAACCGACGGTTTGGACGGCCTGGCTATCGGTCCGGTGACTATTGCCGCCGCCTTCTTTATGATCCTGGCCTATTTGAGCGGCAATATCAAAATCGCCGACTATCTGCAGATTTCCTATGTGCGGGGCGTTGGTGAACTCGCCATCTTCTGTGGCGCCCTGGTAGGCTCCGGCATCGGCTTCCTCTGGTATAACTCCTATCCGGCCGAGGTCTTTATGGGTGATGTGGGGGCCTTAGCCTTAGGCGGCATCTTGGGAACGATAGCCATAGCCATCAAGCAGGAAATCCTTTTGGCGATCGTGGGCGGCATCTTCGTCGTCGAAGCCTTGTCGGTGATCCTTCAGGTAAGTTTTTTTAAGGTGACCAATGGGCGCAGAATTTTTCGCATGGCTCCCATTCACCACCATTTTGAATTAAAGGGTTGGGCTGAACCCAAGGTCATTGTGCGATTCTGGATTTTGGCGATCATTCTCGGGCTCTTGGCCTTGAGCACTCTCAAACTGCGGTAA
- the murG gene encoding undecaprenyldiphospho-muramoylpentapeptide beta-N-acetylglucosaminyltransferase: MRTECFKESSLSLTVMGAKTTKPCKVLIAAGGTGGHLFPGLAVAEEFRRTLQARVGFITTPKPVTLNIIEQYDFPKQILDVRTLRGGGKGRRLLALAHLPLSLWRARGILSREKPDLVVGMGGYISGPVGWAARRLKIPLVIHEQNAVLGTTNRMLAGTAAKIFLSFPQTENNPAPEKSVWIGNPVRTEFSLPSPAKREDSPFTVLVMGGSQGAHHLNLAILGALPLLASYKQQMHFIHLTGEADEAMVRAGYKQFWSSATVTAFSPHVMEFMRRAHVVVCRAGASTLAELTVLGRVGILVPYPYAVNQHQRKNADFLSNARAAFLVLNEELTGEKIAAMIEKLILQPLQLTEMEERSRVLGRPQAASLFVGECQKLLNS, encoded by the coding sequence ATGAGAACAGAATGTTTCAAGGAATCATCGTTATCGCTTACGGTCATGGGTGCTAAAACGACAAAACCCTGCAAGGTGCTGATTGCTGCGGGAGGTACGGGCGGCCACCTGTTTCCCGGTCTGGCCGTGGCCGAAGAATTCCGCCGCACCCTGCAGGCCAGGGTAGGCTTTATCACGACGCCAAAGCCGGTAACCCTTAATATCATTGAACAGTATGATTTCCCCAAGCAGATACTTGATGTCCGAACCCTCCGGGGAGGCGGCAAGGGACGGCGGCTGCTGGCCTTGGCTCACCTGCCGCTCAGTCTATGGCGGGCGCGGGGCATCCTCAGCCGGGAGAAACCTGATTTGGTAGTGGGAATGGGGGGCTATATTTCCGGGCCAGTCGGTTGGGCGGCACGTCGCTTGAAAATACCCCTGGTAATCCACGAACAGAATGCCGTCCTGGGAACCACGAACAGGATGCTGGCCGGAACGGCGGCAAAAATATTCCTTTCCTTCCCGCAGACCGAAAATAATCCAGCCCCGGAAAAGTCAGTATGGATAGGTAATCCGGTTCGAACCGAGTTCAGTCTGCCATCCCCGGCCAAACGGGAGGATTCGCCTTTCACAGTACTCGTGATGGGCGGGTCACAAGGGGCGCATCATCTAAACCTGGCAATCTTGGGTGCTTTGCCATTACTGGCATCCTACAAACAACAGATGCACTTCATCCATCTCACCGGCGAGGCCGACGAGGCTATGGTCCGGGCAGGATACAAACAGTTTTGGAGCAGCGCCACAGTAACGGCGTTCAGTCCGCACGTCATGGAGTTTATGCGTCGGGCGCATGTGGTCGTCTGCCGGGCCGGCGCTTCAACCCTGGCAGAGTTGACGGTACTGGGAAGAGTAGGAATACTGGTACCCTATCCCTACGCAGTCAACCAACATCAGCGGAAAAATGCTGATTTTCTTAGTAATGCCAGGGCGGCGTTCCTTGTCTTAAATGAAGAGTTGACGGGAGAGAAAATTGCTGCGATGATAGAAAAATTAATACTCCAACCCCTACAACTAACTGAGATGGAAGAACGCAGTCGGGTTTTGGGCCGTCCCCAGGCAGCCAGCTTATTCGTCGGGGAGTGTCAGAAACTGCTGAACTCCTGA
- a CDS encoding cell division protein FtsQ/DivIB codes for MTYARSYASSRRSTRSNAFHRSHKRKIEKINFKRNAYRRNSRSWQLPWQGIRQFLVRSFYVFAATSVVAGISLLFVLSYHYLLTLPYFCIKDPASLKIEGQARSHPEQVLQAMQIRPGTSLLAIQPFKVEKALLQQRWIEKVELTRQWPDQLRIVVYEHQPYALVKIGKFYLINPQGILFKELEPEDPHDLPVITGLHFEHFNRVEGKIAPLLAKVFTFMESLPKENDSLNLASISEIHVDPERGLTIYPSGLGVGVSIGFQGHQQKLAGLQKVMPLLKQRGDWQKIEKIDLNYPQRVLVSLRNTEPQTP; via the coding sequence ATGACCTACGCCCGCAGTTACGCCAGCAGCCGCAGGTCAACGCGGTCAAATGCGTTTCATCGCAGTCACAAGAGAAAAATCGAAAAGATCAACTTCAAGCGAAATGCGTATCGACGGAATTCCCGCTCCTGGCAGCTCCCCTGGCAGGGGATAAGGCAATTTCTGGTCCGGTCATTTTATGTATTCGCCGCCACCTCTGTCGTAGCCGGGATCAGCCTCCTGTTTGTGCTCAGCTATCATTATTTGCTGACGCTGCCTTATTTCTGCATCAAAGACCCTGCAAGCCTGAAAATCGAGGGCCAGGCACGCTCACATCCGGAACAGGTCTTACAGGCAATGCAAATCAGGCCGGGCACCAGCCTTTTGGCAATTCAACCCTTCAAAGTAGAAAAAGCCCTGCTGCAGCAACGCTGGATTGAAAAGGTGGAACTGACCAGGCAGTGGCCTGATCAACTCCGGATCGTGGTGTATGAACACCAACCCTATGCCCTGGTGAAAATAGGCAAGTTTTATCTCATAAACCCACAGGGTATTTTATTCAAAGAATTGGAGCCTGAAGACCCTCATGATCTGCCAGTCATCACGGGCCTGCATTTTGAACATTTTAATCGGGTTGAAGGTAAAATAGCCCCTTTGCTGGCTAAGGTCTTTACTTTTATGGAATCCTTGCCAAAGGAAAACGATTCATTAAATCTAGCGAGCATTTCGGAAATCCACGTAGACCCAGAGAGAGGCTTAACCATCTACCCCTCCGGGCTGGGGGTTGGTGTAAGTATCGGATTTCAGGGTCATCAACAAAAATTAGCCGGTCTGCAGAAAGTAATGCCGCTTCTAAAACAGAGAGGCGACTGGCAGAAAATCGAAAAAATAGATTTGAATTATCCGCAGCGAGTACTGGTAAGTTTAAGAAATACAGAACCTCAAACACCTTAA
- the murD gene encoding UDP-N-acetylmuramoyl-L-alanine--D-glutamate ligase — MELNGRKILVVGLGKTGVGLCRFLASQKAQVTVTDSAPAADLAQSLTAIQDLDLTLDLGRPQPADWLNFDLIIPSPGAPPEQPWLQDAVAHGIPLWGELEVAGWHLKRPVAAISGTNGKTTTTTLVGKMLLASGKRPLVGGNIGTPLVDLLSQQAEADCIILEVSSFQLDTAPSFRPRAAALLNISEDHLDRYPDFQAYARSKAGLFRRQGPSETAVLNADDPKAAALADQVQSQVYLFSTRKKLTFGAWQAGESLRVCLARGPEAKFPLNKIVLPGRHNLENIMAALLLALEMGATPQGCAEALARFKGLPHRLEWVANIGGVDFYDDSKGTNVGAVVRSLEHFDRPVVLIAGGRDKGGDYRPLSALLRQRVKKVILLGEAQDKIAAALSGAALMQPAADMAQAVELAYAAASSGEVVLLSPACSSFDMFRDYTERGRVFQEAVRSLAHERHNSRICAA, encoded by the coding sequence GTGGAATTAAACGGCAGAAAAATCTTGGTGGTAGGGTTAGGAAAAACCGGCGTCGGTCTGTGCCGTTTTCTGGCCTCCCAAAAGGCGCAAGTGACGGTAACCGATAGCGCCCCCGCGGCCGACCTGGCCCAGTCGCTAACGGCCATTCAAGACCTTGACCTCACCCTGGATTTGGGACGGCCGCAACCTGCCGATTGGCTCAACTTTGACCTGATCATTCCCAGCCCCGGAGCCCCGCCGGAACAGCCCTGGCTTCAGGACGCCGTGGCTCACGGTATCCCTTTATGGGGAGAACTGGAAGTGGCCGGATGGCATCTCAAACGGCCGGTGGCAGCCATCAGCGGCACCAACGGCAAGACCACCACTACGACCCTCGTAGGAAAAATGTTGCTAGCTTCGGGGAAGCGCCCGCTGGTGGGCGGCAATATCGGTACCCCCCTGGTGGACCTGTTGTCACAACAGGCCGAGGCCGATTGTATAATCCTGGAGGTCAGCAGTTTCCAACTCGATACCGCGCCTTCTTTCCGGCCCCGGGCCGCCGCTCTGCTTAACATCTCCGAAGATCATCTGGATCGCTACCCGGATTTTCAAGCCTACGCGCGCTCCAAGGCTGGGCTCTTCCGGCGGCAGGGCCCTTCGGAGACGGCGGTTCTTAATGCTGATGACCCTAAGGCAGCCGCCTTGGCCGACCAGGTGCAGAGTCAGGTTTATCTTTTCTCAACTCGAAAGAAATTAACCTTTGGCGCCTGGCAGGCGGGAGAAAGCCTCCGCGTCTGTTTAGCCCGCGGTCCGGAGGCGAAATTCCCCCTAAATAAGATTGTACTGCCGGGGAGGCACAATCTGGAAAATATCATGGCCGCCTTGCTGCTCGCCCTGGAGATGGGGGCCACGCCCCAGGGGTGCGCCGAGGCTCTAGCCCGTTTCAAGGGATTGCCGCACCGCCTGGAGTGGGTGGCGAATATCGGCGGGGTCGATTTTTATGACGATTCCAAAGGCACCAACGTCGGCGCAGTAGTGCGGTCGCTGGAACACTTTGACCGCCCGGTCGTCCTGATTGCCGGAGGCAGGGATAAGGGGGGGGATTATCGTCCGCTGTCCGCCCTCCTGCGCCAGCGGGTCAAGAAGGTAATTCTGCTGGGAGAAGCTCAGGATAAAATAGCTGCCGCCTTGAGTGGCGCAGCACTGATGCAACCGGCCGCCGATATGGCTCAGGCGGTGGAACTGGCCTATGCGGCGGCTTCTTCGGGGGAGGTCGTGTTGTTATCGCCGGCCTGTTCAAGTTTCGATATGTTTCGGGACTATACCGAAAGAGGTCGGGTATTTCAGGAAGCCGTAAGGAGTTTAGCACATGAAAGACACAACTCCCGCATCTGCGCCGCCTGA
- the ftsA gene encoding cell division protein FtsA, whose amino-acid sequence MGQDLIVGLDIGTTKICAVVGEWRNNCVEIIGIGTHPSQGLRKGVVVNIENTVKSIRQAVEEAELMAGCEIRSVYTGIAGGHIKGFNSQGIIAIKSREVLQSDINRVIDAAKAVAIPLDREVIHILPQEFKVDGQDGIKDPIGIHGVRLEAAVHIVTGAVAAVNNIIKCCNKAGLDVADIVLQSLASGEAVMAEEEKEVMVALIDLGGGTTDLAIFSDNSIKHSWVLALGGNNLTNDIAVGLQTALPEAEKLKQIHGCTLNVLEDRDQLIEIPGLGGRKARTLSRGILAEIIHLRVEEILTMIQKEIIRAGFEMPMISGVIVTGGGSMLVGMPELCEEILGVPTRRGYPIGVGGLTDVINNPAYATAVGLVLYGARARTRQSKDTFRIRDQNIFNRILSRMKRWFKEVI is encoded by the coding sequence GTGGGGCAGGATCTCATAGTTGGTTTGGATATTGGGACGACTAAGATATGCGCCGTGGTGGGCGAGTGGCGGAATAATTGTGTGGAAATCATCGGCATCGGCACTCATCCCTCACAAGGCTTGCGCAAAGGCGTCGTCGTTAATATTGAAAATACCGTCAAGTCAATCCGCCAGGCGGTTGAGGAGGCGGAGTTGATGGCCGGCTGTGAAATCCGCTCCGTGTACACCGGTATTGCCGGCGGTCATATCAAAGGGTTTAACAGCCAGGGGATTATCGCTATTAAGAGTCGGGAAGTCCTCCAATCCGACATTAATCGGGTAATAGATGCCGCCAAGGCAGTGGCCATCCCGCTAGACCGGGAGGTAATCCATATTCTCCCCCAGGAATTCAAAGTAGACGGGCAAGACGGTATCAAAGACCCCATCGGCATTCATGGTGTGCGTCTGGAGGCCGCGGTTCACATCGTCACCGGAGCCGTCGCCGCGGTAAATAATATTATCAAGTGCTGTAATAAGGCCGGGTTGGATGTGGCCGATATTGTCCTGCAGAGCCTGGCCTCGGGTGAAGCGGTAATGGCCGAGGAAGAAAAAGAGGTTATGGTAGCTCTCATCGACCTGGGGGGGGGAACGACTGACCTGGCCATCTTTAGCGACAATTCCATAAAGCATAGTTGGGTGCTGGCCCTGGGCGGCAATAACCTCACCAATGATATCGCTGTGGGGCTGCAAACGGCCTTGCCTGAGGCCGAGAAACTGAAACAGATTCACGGTTGCACCCTCAACGTGTTGGAAGATCGGGATCAGTTGATCGAGATTCCCGGTCTGGGCGGCCGCAAGGCCAGGACCCTGTCGCGAGGTATTCTGGCAGAGATTATCCACCTCAGGGTAGAGGAAATCCTGACCATGATCCAGAAAGAGATCATCCGCGCCGGCTTTGAGATGCCGATGATCTCTGGGGTGATCGTCACCGGCGGTGGATCTATGCTGGTGGGAATGCCCGAACTCTGCGAAGAAATTTTAGGCGTGCCCACTCGGCGCGGCTATCCCATAGGAGTGGGCGGATTGACTGATGTCATCAATAACCCAGCCTATGCTACGGCAGTCGGTCTGGTCCTCTACGGGGCCCGGGCACGCACCAGGCAATCCAAGGATACTTTTCGGATCCGGGATCAGAATATTTTTAATCGTATTCTATCGCGGATGAAAAGATGGTTTAAAGAAGTAATTTAA
- the ftsW gene encoding putative lipid II flippase FtsW, whose protein sequence is MKDTTPASAPPECDHLLMIAPLLLLGIGLVMVFSSSGVLAVDRYQDPTFFLKKQLLYAVLGTGLMLFIRRIPYQLYNRLAYLILFISLFLLIIVLIPGVGVRIRSASRWLRLGPLVIQPSEFAKLAIIIFLAYSMARKQEKIRYFSIGFLPHIIIAGIFIVLIEKEPDFGTAMALAGITFLMLFVGGTRLTHIFLAVIAASPLVVYVILKNKMRLERMTTFIDPWKNPQEAGYQLVHSLQALGSGGFWGLGIGKSREKLFYLPDSHTDFIFSILAEEIGFLGVLIVICLFLIILMRGIAASLKAQDNFGAYLAIGLTALIGLQAAINMAVVSGILPTKGLSLPFLSYGGSSLIVNMVAIGILLNISSQGRGTKEALTRSPKGAIIPARGVQAGK, encoded by the coding sequence ATGAAAGACACAACTCCCGCATCTGCGCCGCCTGAATGCGACCATCTTTTGATGATCGCCCCCCTGTTGCTTTTGGGCATCGGCCTGGTCATGGTATTCAGCTCCAGCGGGGTGCTGGCGGTGGACAGGTACCAGGACCCCACCTTTTTTCTGAAGAAACAACTGCTTTATGCAGTACTGGGAACCGGCCTGATGTTGTTTATAAGGCGGATTCCCTACCAGTTATACAATCGCCTGGCCTATCTTATTCTTTTTATCAGTCTGTTTCTGCTGATAATCGTCTTGATCCCCGGGGTGGGGGTGAGGATCCGCAGTGCCTCCCGCTGGTTGAGGTTAGGACCTCTGGTCATTCAGCCTTCGGAGTTTGCCAAATTGGCCATCATCATCTTCCTGGCTTATTCCATGGCCCGCAAACAGGAAAAAATCCGCTATTTCTCCATCGGTTTTCTCCCTCACATTATTATTGCCGGCATCTTTATCGTTCTCATCGAAAAAGAACCGGATTTTGGGACGGCCATGGCCCTGGCGGGAATAACCTTCCTGATGCTGTTTGTCGGGGGGACTCGTCTGACCCATATTTTCCTGGCAGTTATCGCGGCTTCACCACTCGTGGTATACGTTATCTTGAAGAATAAGATGCGTCTAGAGCGGATGACCACCTTTATCGACCCCTGGAAAAACCCCCAGGAGGCTGGCTACCAACTGGTACATTCGCTTCAGGCCCTCGGCTCCGGGGGCTTCTGGGGATTAGGCATCGGCAAGAGCCGGGAAAAGTTATTTTATCTGCCTGATTCCCATACAGATTTTATCTTTTCTATCCTCGCCGAAGAAATCGGCTTCCTCGGAGTCCTGATCGTTATCTGCCTGTTTCTCATTATTCTCATGCGGGGAATAGCTGCCAGCCTAAAGGCCCAGGATAACTTTGGCGCCTATCTCGCCATTGGCTTGACGGCGTTAATCGGCCTGCAGGCTGCTATTAATATGGCTGTGGTGAGCGGCATCCTCCCGACCAAAGGTTTGTCGCTGCCCTTCCTCAGCTACGGGGGCTCATCGCTGATTGTCAACATGGTAGCCATCGGGATTCTGCTCAACATCAGCTCTCAAGGGCGAGGGACCAAAGAGGCTCTGACGCGAAGCCCCAAAGGCGCCATAATACCTGCGAGAGGCGTACAGGCGGGCAAATAA
- the murC gene encoding UDP-N-acetylmuramate--L-alanine ligase, with amino-acid sequence MHPKTTHYHFIGIGGIGMSGLAELLVRRGYAVSGSDLTANALTEKLQRLGVTFFQGHAPENLLESEVVVISSAIGLDNPELKAAQARGLQILSRAQMLAMLMAGKTQIAIAGAHGKTTTTSMTASVLRQGGLAPSVVIGGIVDSLGGNAVLGPGDYFVAEADESDGSFLVFNPHVAVVTNVDREHLDHYRDLAHIQEVFAKFIHQVQPGGAVVACYDDPNLRPLLYGVQGRLITYGLKSGGNYRAAHIQVTGGGSSYTLLRQEKKLGQITIPLAGWHYVANSLAAAAVGFALGLDFRDIQAGLAQTGRIKRRFEIKGENQGVTVIDDYGHHPTEIRATLDAMAQAFAGRRLVVAFQPHRFSRTQALLPDFFDIFQQAQLLFLTDIYSAGERVIHGLSGRDLYRGIREAGHTAVQYVGNREELAPELWNYLRRGDVLVTMGAGDIWKTGEEMLRRLASHPLHASGGSRCFAVRSGEVC; translated from the coding sequence ATGCATCCAAAGACAACACATTACCACTTTATCGGCATCGGCGGCATTGGGATGAGCGGCTTGGCCGAATTACTCGTCCGCCGGGGTTACGCGGTAAGCGGCTCCGACCTCACAGCCAATGCGCTGACCGAAAAATTACAGCGCTTAGGAGTGACCTTTTTCCAAGGCCACGCCCCGGAAAATCTCTTGGAATCTGAGGTGGTCGTAATCTCCTCCGCTATCGGACTGGATAATCCGGAACTCAAAGCCGCCCAGGCGAGGGGACTGCAAATCTTATCCCGGGCCCAAATGTTGGCAATGCTCATGGCGGGAAAAACCCAGATCGCCATTGCCGGGGCGCACGGCAAAACTACTACTACTTCCATGACGGCCTCAGTCCTACGACAGGGAGGTTTGGCGCCTTCCGTGGTAATCGGCGGCATCGTAGATTCTCTGGGCGGCAACGCCGTGTTGGGTCCAGGCGACTATTTCGTTGCCGAAGCCGATGAAAGCGACGGCTCTTTTCTGGTGTTCAATCCTCACGTCGCGGTGGTGACCAATGTCGATCGAGAACATCTGGACCACTATCGAGACCTGGCGCACATCCAGGAAGTATTCGCCAAATTCATTCATCAGGTTCAGCCCGGCGGGGCAGTGGTGGCCTGTTACGACGACCCTAATCTGCGACCCTTGCTCTATGGCGTCCAAGGACGTTTAATCACCTACGGCCTCAAATCTGGTGGCAACTACCGGGCCGCACATATCCAGGTAACCGGCGGCGGCAGCTCTTATACACTGCTGCGACAGGAGAAAAAACTCGGACAGATCACTATTCCTTTGGCCGGATGGCATTATGTCGCCAATTCTTTGGCTGCAGCGGCAGTCGGATTCGCTCTGGGCCTGGATTTTCGCGATATTCAAGCCGGTTTGGCTCAAACCGGCAGAATCAAGCGCCGTTTCGAGATTAAGGGAGAGAATCAGGGCGTAACGGTGATTGATGATTACGGCCACCATCCTACCGAGATCCGCGCGACTTTGGACGCCATGGCCCAAGCCTTTGCCGGCCGCAGATTGGTCGTGGCCTTTCAGCCGCACCGTTTTAGCCGAACCCAGGCCCTGTTACCGGATTTCTTCGACATCTTTCAGCAGGCCCAATTACTGTTTTTAACAGATATCTACAGCGCCGGAGAACGGGTTATCCACGGTCTTTCCGGGCGCGATCTCTACCGCGGCATCAGAGAAGCCGGACATACTGCGGTGCAATACGTTGGGAACCGGGAAGAATTGGCACCTGAGCTTTGGAATTATCTGCGTCGCGGAGATGTCTTAGTAACTATGGGGGCTGGAGATATCTGGAAAACCGGTGAAGAAATGCTTCGGCGCCTGGCTTCCCATCCATTGCATGCCAGCGGCGGCTCGCGGTGCTTTGCCGTCCGATCGGGAGAGGTGTGTTAG